A single genomic interval of Pomacea canaliculata isolate SZHN2017 linkage group LG5, ASM307304v1, whole genome shotgun sequence harbors:
- the LOC112564002 gene encoding uncharacterized protein LOC112564002, translating to MDFNPLDLLASTALGDNNSVQKGAQTDPQQPKPAGAQEEEEDEPDKIGDDKEENVDGMTYEGVDKNCEKSDKMGSVKSLKKKKAFSKCTTATSADSACAVKKSVEDVHSTLPAVVSTLPAHFQEDKCEQGVVVDSKVQESNTENRPVEKSAGKTFTQENFSSDLHKENNIALEHTEDKPESFENSRISEETKTDHTVVTESGFGDSCEEVAKQSTDHEQDSSPCETVSEKESCSSAKVVEKVDHTNQERNFAATDEQTGSLLPVEDLNQSQADSKQDRNELKNESCGSCDLSTSNLQPQLGVPVKKEEEETHLGEVCETNLQLNSGIKELEAPVTCSDAEANKVPASLQTACHSLSLVLLDHCYAVDPGRPINQQNADMTDDSADVFECGDESGSVEDIERRPRSLSVDSNYLQYGLPGTPMCNEQDHLPQTDKLSLLSPTPSVDSLSNDSAASENSIAPGSYYSILVQGSQNQSRISHQSARKFSTTENLSSMDEQYSGIEPVKFFNPNSVESNSCTGIAPKCGKFRIGTFASFSSSNLELDRDSHVSKSKDRLKIGIPTESGIRSSLPSPALVSPGSPFQLLQSPGMEWDRSDAGSDMQDDLDSTTTEEKYLSSSHGSDSFGTSAHLPWVHSVHHDHDYCSRELSETVLSGKPVAEVRPLKVGKRKYTRRKDKLGLLDMDDDTKSKIKSKGKYLKRELLKQDSRFSLPSSLDIKQQVKPLSSSDQVTVKPNPVGRPRKRVDKQVESDIDPETGTKMKITGNFKDHYVYYYSKSNHNTRRKLREGVPLPSSDKIILPAPKPGDIVVPHLSDADIEAIKQGGRAALKKNGSGLCGASVLSLPHQDHMADMDSKIVNTILSMESDSLGSPLPAQGDDLSDHMDLYEEHPAPDTVGFMGDSMALTPDQVDLLLSVVKDVEVPSYPLEHGEHRLTTSQAYEFLTTGDTSHSAPTVLDSLASTTVEKDFIESIMPHNDSKTGVVGNLDSVANSDNIKMEPFERSELDDAAMKVSLKDEPKSDQDSDKGLLDSNMPPTSLPMSTFDKTLEFLKDDFRTDLFPEASLPVQVDGPNSSARLSEQPPVETTDTPWIVTVTIYWNDIPAIIINNQPYVRLVDIHKQILPAKDTGILKKRCQLMNIPVQNCTDMQRYFLVQYGRAYNSKSTLVITKDQAQELIGYYVDPQPRLRTEESGSYLKKSGSCVELSALSDSSSHHPSPFASPRRRGGFRRRATPATSRNPSPVHSPRPSPSPDIGQSQQPPTSIPVSAPTEVTLTSKRLRHKKINFLELLRGEESPSAVSPESPRPDDTLLDAGMIDESTFKEDGRRGRRKRGRSKDTQDGENPMRQNGRGFKKRKQGDESKITSPKQVERPDEVDISVEMANSYERVKVKKRSPGLSASPAAALNRPRASRFGPLKVKLKSLLQFPRLRKPRKQLMGRKPQVADGTDLGGSMPLRVLKITHQDAEGKVAGGGVMSQEAEVHLDLYKQRTSLCVKCWTCDKFLSVPRFLQHQHLSSGSQSLTTVKQLQVLMPMNKENISEEEEHLWNEFVHLQRHLDQSSIITGSLSRRLQQGGLRLLLSEAAPPSRVSLSDVHSSLGEQHVHSFTQLDDVDQSDSGLAPDSVGSCMEQESTPATSVSSPDDGIGTNSDASIADECSSALDTRTVRHKKSEILFQSSSFPPPPLTHTVKEEKKLDIHFGEQKTPTTIHCQGQQNLPLKIKQHRMRKVFPSSNVRTSSRKRKEKQFFSIENYSFSRKSAKLDSAERRESGMSLDVNQSADKPASVVAQDNGSELMSFT from the exons ATGGATTTCAATCCCCTCGACTTGCTGGCTTCCACTGCTCTCGGAGACAATAACTCGGTCCAGAAGGGTGCGCAGACAGATCCACAACAGCCTAAGCCTGCAGGTGCtcaagaggaggaagaggatgagcCAGACAAAATTGGTGATGATAAAGAAGAGAATGTTGATGGTATGACATATGAAGGTGTGGATAAAAACTGTGAGAAAAGTGACAAAATGGGTTCTGTGAAAAgcctgaagaagaaaaaggctTTTTCCAAGTGTACAACAGCCACCAGTGCGGACAGTGCATGTGCTGTGAAAAAGAGTGTGGAAGATGTGCACAGCACTTTGCCTGCAGTTGTAAGTACACTTCCTGCACATTTTCAGGAGGACAAATGTGAGCAGGGAGTTGTGGTGGACAGCAAAGTTCAGGAGAGCAACACAGAAAACCGGCCAGTTGAAAAGTCCGCAGGAAAAACATTCACACAGGAAAACTTTTCTTCTGACctacataaagaaaacaatattgcTCTTGAACACACTGAAGACAAGCCAGAGTCTTTTGAAAACTCAAGGATTTCAGAGGAAACAAAGACTGATCATACAGTGGTGACTGAATCTGGATTCGGTGATTCGTGTGAAGAAGTTGCAAAGCAGAGCACTGATCATGAGCAGGATTCATCTCCATGTGAGACAGTTTCAGAAAAAGAATCTTGCTCATCTGCCAAAGTTGTTGAAAAAGTGGATCATACCAACCAGGAAAGGAACTTTGCTGCTACAGATGAGCAGACTGGTAGCTTGCTCCCTGTTGAGGACTTAAACCAGTCCCAAGCTGACAGTAAACAAGACAGAAATGAACTTAAAAATGAGTCATGTGGCAGTTGTGATCTGAGCACTTCGAATCTACAGCCTCAACTGGGTGTGCCAgttaaaaaagaggaagaagaaaccCATCTTGGGGAGGTATGTGAAACAAATCTTCAACTCAACTCAGGGATCAAAGAACTAGAGGCACCTGTGACATGTTCTGATGCTGAGGCCAACAAAGTTCCAGCATCCTTGCAGACTGCATGTCATTCTCTTAGTTTGGTGCTATTAGATCATTGTTATGCTGTGGATCCAGGAAGACCAATTAATCAGCAAAATGCTGATATGACAGATGACAGTGCTGATGTATTTGAGTGTGGTGATGAAAGTGGTTCAGTAGAGGATATAGAACGCAGGCCACGAAGTTTGTCAGTGGACAGTAATTATCTGCAGTATGGATTACCAGGCACACCAATGTGTAATGAACAAGACCACCTGCCTCAAACAGACAAGTTATCTCTTCTTTCACCAACACCCTCTGTGGATTCCCTGTCAAACGACTCTGCTGCTTCAGAGAACTCAATTGCCCCAGGATCTTATTACTCTATTCTTGTGCAAGGTTCCCAGAATCAAAGTCGAATTTCCCATCAGTCTGCCAGAAAGTTTTCGACAACTGAAAACCTTTCATCCATGGATGAGCAATATTCTGGGATTGAGcctgttaaattttttaatccAAACTCTGTGGAAAGCAATAGCTGTACTGGAATTGCACCAAAATGTGGCAAGTTCCGGATTGGAACTTTTGCATCTTTTAGCAGCTCTAATTTGGAACTTGACAGAGATTCACATGTGTCCAAAAGTAAAGACAGGTTGAAAATTGGGATTCCCACAGAGTCGGGCATCAGGTCGTCCCTGCCATCTCCAGCTCTTGTTTCTCCAGGTTCCCCATTTCAGCTGCTGCAGTCTCCTGGGATGGAGTGGGACCGCTCTGATGCTGGATCTGATATGCAGGATGACCTTGACTCTACTACCACCGAGGAAAAGTACCTCAGCAGCTCCCATGGTTCAGACAGTTTTGGAACCAGTGCTCATTTGCCCTGGGTGCACTCTGTCCATCATGACCATGATTATTGTTCTAGAGAGCTGTCTGAGACAGTCTTATCAGGCAAGCCAGTGGCAGAAGTGAGGCCACTAAAAGTGGGCAAGCGAAAATACACAAGGAGAAAAGATAAACTAGGGCTTCTTGACATGGATGATGATaccaaaagcaaaattaaaagcaaaggaAAGTATTTAAAACGAGAACTGCTAAAACAGGACAGTCGGTTTTCTCTCCCAAGCAGCTTGGACATCAAGCAGCAGGTGAAGCCTCTGTCATCGTCAGATCAGGTTACTGTAAAGCCCAATCCAGTGGGTAGACCTCGCAAACGGGTGGACAAGCAAGTGGAATCAGATATTGATCCAGAAACAGGTACCAAAATGAAGATCACCGGCAATTTCAAGGACCATTATGTGTACTATTACAGCAAAAGCAACCATAACACCAGACGAAAACTCAGAGAAGGTGTTCCGCTGCCTTCTTCTGACAAAATAATTCTGCCTGCACCAAAGCCAGGAGATATAGTTGTTCCGCATCTGTCTGATGCTGACATTGAGGCAATAAAACAGGGTGGCAGAGCTGCACTAAAAAAGAATGGTTCAGGACTGTGTGGTGCGTCTGTGCTTTCTCTCCCTCATCAGGACCACATGGCTGACATGGACAGCAAAATTGTCAACACCATCCTTAGCATGGAGAGTGACAGTCTAGGCTCTCCCTTACCTGCTCAGGGTGATGACTTGTCTGACCACATGGACTTGTATGAAGAGCATCCTGCTCCAGATACTGTGGGCTTCATGGGTGATAGCATGGCATTGACACCTGACCAGGTGGATCTTCTTTTGAGTGTTGTGAAGGATGTAGAGGTCCCCAGTTACCCTCTTGAACATGGGGAACACAGACTCACCACTAGTCAGGCCTATGAGTTCCTGACCACTGGGGACACTTCACATTCTGCACCTACTGTTCTAGATAGTTTGGCATCAACAACTGTAGAAAAAGATTTCATTGAGTCCATTATGCCTCATAATGACTCCAAAACTGGCGTTGTGGGGAATTTGGATAGTGTTGCAAATAGTGATAACATAAAGATGGAGCCATTTGAAAGAAGCGAATTAGATGATGCAGCGATGAAGGTGTCACTAAAGGATGAACCGAAATCTGACCAAGATTCAGACAAAGGTTTACTTGATAGTAATATGCCCCCAACCAGTTTGCCAATGTCCACATTTGACAAGACACTGGAATTTCTGAAAGATGATTTTCGAACGGATTTGTTTCCTGAAGCATCCTTACCAGTGCAAGTAGATGGTCCTAATTCTAGTGCTCGTCTTTCAGAACAGCCACCAGTAGAGACCACCGACACACCATGGATCGTGACAGTGACCATCTACTGGAATGACATTCCtgctatcatcatcaacaaccaacCCTATGTCCGACTGGTGGACATCCACAAGCAGATTCTACCAGCCAAAGATACAGGCATCCTCAAGAAGCGATGCCAGCTGATGAACATACCAGTGCAGAATTGCACTGACATGCAGCGCTACTTTCTTGTGCAGTATGGTCGTGCTTATAACTCCAAGAGCACTCTGGTGATTACAAAGGACCAGGCCCAGGAACTGATTGGCTACTATGTTGACCCACAACCCCGTCTTCGCACAGAAGAAAGTGGCAGCTACCTTAAGAAGAGTGGCAGCTGTGTGGAGCTGAGTGCCCTGTCTGACAGCTCATCTCATCACCCATCTCCTTTTGCTTCTCCGAGAAGAAGAGGAGGGTTTCGTCGCCGGGCAACACCAGCCACTAGTCGAAA CCCAAGCCCTGTACATTCTCCTAGGCCTTCTCCTAGTCCGGACATCGGCCAATCTCAACAACCTCCAACTTCGATTCCAGTGTCGGCGCCAACCGAGGTTACCTTGACATCAAAACGGTTACGTcataaaaagataaactttCTGGAACTGTTACGAGGTGAGGAATCCCCATCAGCTGTGAGTCCAGAGTCTCCAAGACCAGATGACACTTTGCTAGATGCTGGCATGATAGATGAAAGCACCTTTAAGGAAGATGGCAGAAGAGGGAGACGCAAGAGGGGCCGCAGCAAAGACACGCAAGATGGGGAAAATCCAATGAGACAGAATGGCCGGGggttcaagaaaagaaaacagggTGATGAAAGCAAAATTACATCACCCAAACAAGTAGAAAGACCAGATGAGGTTGACATCTCTGTTGAGATGGCAAATTCTTATGAACGtgtaaaagtgaagaaacgGTCTCCTGGTCTGTCAGCTTCACCAGCGGCAGCTTTAAACAGGCCCAGGGCCTCCAGGTTTGGACctttaaaagtaaaactgaaGAGTTTGCTGCAGTTTCCTCGTCTCAGGAAACCACGCAAACAGTTAATGGGGAGAAAGCCACAAGTAGCAGACGGGACAGATTTGGGTGGCAGCATGCCGCTCCGCGTTCTGAAAATCACTCACCAGGATGCTGAAGGGAAAGTGGCAGGTGGTGGAGTGATGTCACAAGAAGCAGAGGTGCACCTTGACTTGTACAAACAACGTACTTCACTGTGTGTCAAGTGTTGGACATGTGACAAGTTTCTGTCCGTGCCCAGATTTCTTCAGCATCAGCACTTGTCTTCGGGCAGCCAGTCTCTGACAACAGTCAAACAATTACAGGTGCTCATGCCCATGAACAAAGAGAACATCTCCGAAGAGGAAGAGCACCTGTGGAATGAATTTGTGCACCTCCAGCGACACTTGGACCAATCCTCCATCATAACTGGCAGCCTCAGCAGGAGGCTTCAGCAAGGAGGGCTTCGTTTGCTTTTGTCAGAAGCAGCACCCCCATCTAGGGTTTCCCTGTCAGATGTCCATTCCTCCCTGGGAGAGCAGCATGTACACAGTTTCACGCAGTTAGATGATGTGGACCAGTCGGACAGTGGGCTTGCTCCAGATTCTGTGGGCAGCTGCATGGAGCAGGAGTCAACTCCAGCGACATCTGTTTCCTCACCGGATGATGGCATTGGTACTAATTCTGATGCCAGCATTGCAGATGAATGTTCCAGTGCTTTAGACACTAGGACAGTCAGacacaaaaaaagtgaaattctttttcaaagtaGCAGCTTTCCTCCACCTCCTTTAACACACActgtgaaagaagagaaaaaactaGACATTCACTTCGGGGAGCAGAAGACCCCAACCACCATTCATTGTCAAGGGCAACAGAACCTACCACTGAAAATTAAACAGCACCGCATGCGAAAGGTTTTCCCGTCTTCAAATGTCCGCACAAGCTCTCgaaaaaggaaggagaagcAGTTTTTCTCTATTGAGAATTATTCCTTCTCCAGAAAGAGTGCAAAGCTAGACAGTGCTGAGAGGCGTGAGTCTGGCATGAGCTTAGATGTAAACCAGTCCGCAGATAAACCTGCCAGTGTCGTTGCCCAAGACAACGGGTCAGAACTTATGTCTTTCACCTAA